From the Paraflavitalea soli genome, the window TATTAATATGGAACCCTTTGAGCTGCGGGTGAGCGGCAAGAGTGACCTGGCGATCCGCATGCGGGCCAAAGTGCGGGAACTGGATGATGTGACGGTGCTGGTGAATACGGGGTATGAAAAGGTGCCGAAGGAAAGGGCGACGGGAAGCTTTGAGTTTGTGAATAAGGAAGAATTGAACCGCCGGGTAGGCACTGACATACTTAGCCGGCTGGAAGGAGTAACTACCAGCCTATTTTTCGACAGGCGCGATCTCTCTGCCGGTCAAAGTACTGTTCCTCTTAACAATGTAATAATACGTGGACTCAGTACCCTATCCGGTTCGCTGAAATCACCACTGATCATTGTCAACAATTTGCCGTATGACGGAAACATTAATAATATCAATCCAAACGATGTAGAAAATATTACAATTTTAAAAGATGCTGCGTCGGCCTCCATTTATGGAGCAAGAGCAGCCAATGGTGTTATTGTAATTACGCTTAAGCAGGGGCAATTCAATCAGCCTCTCCATCTGACCCTAAACACAAATCTTATTATTACTGAAACACCCGACTTGTTTCATTTCCCTAAAATGTCCTCAGCAGAGTTCGTTGATATCGAAACTTTTTTATTTAACAAAGGCTTTTATAATAGTACAATCAATAATGTCCGTTTCAGACCCGCTATTTCTCCCGCAATTGAAGTCTTATTAAGAAAACGCGCTGGTTTAATTTCAGCCGCTGATTCGGCGGCACAGCTGGATGCATTTCGAAACACTGATGTTCGTAATGATTTTGAAAAGTATATATACCGGAATGCCATCAATCAACAGTACGCTTTAAACATGAACGGAGGCAGCGATAAATATAAATATTCATTGTCCGGAGGATTCGATAAGAATAAACTTCCATTGGTCGGCAACGATTACAACAGAGCTACTATTTCATCGGAGAACGTTTTTATGCCTTTAAAAAAGCTCACCGTCCAAGTGGGGATCAGATTCACCAATTCATTAACCGAAAACAATAGCCTGGGAAATATCGGCACTGCCGGCTATAATTACAGGACATTTACCGGCGGCGCCCAGAATCTTTACCCCTATGCACAATTTGCTGACGCAAGTGGTAATCCACTCACTATTGCCAAAGATTGGAGAGAAGGCTATACCGACACTGCCGGGGCCGGTAAATTATTGAATTGGAAATATAGTCCCCTGAATGAGTTGAATAACGCCGACAACACAAACCGGGAACAGGAAATTGTTTTGAGCACCAGCATAAATTATAAGATCAATAGCCAATTCAATGCAGGGATAATGTATCAATACCTGTCTGCAAATGCAGAAGTTAAAAGATATTATAATGAACAAACTTATTTTACCCGCAATCTGATCAACCTTTACACGCAAATTCAAGGCAATAATGTCATTTACAATATTCCAAGGGGAGGGATTCTCGATCTCATTAATAATAAAGTAAGATCGCATGTCGCAAGAGGACAGTTGGATTTCAATCAAAACTGGAATGGTAAACATCAGGTGAATGCATTGGCAGGCGGAGAGATCAGAGAAAAGATAGCAACCAATAATGGCAGCAGAAGCTATGGCTATAACGAAAATACACTCTCTATCGGGCAAGTTGATTACGTTAACCGATTTATACGATATGGGAATAGAGGATCTGCTCAGGTTCCAGCAGGCTCTGTAGGTTATGGGAAGTTGACAGATCATTTCGTATCGCTGTTTGCCAATGCCTCTTATACCTATGACAGCCGTTATACTCTATCTGCCAGTGCAAGAAGGGACGCAGCCAACTTAGTAGGGGTAGACATTAATGATAAATGGAAGCCGTTTTGGTCAGCGGGGGCTGCCTGGAACATATCTAATGAAGACTTCTTTAAATCAAATATTATCTCTCATTTAAGATTCAGGGCTAATTACGGATATGAAGGGAATGTCAATAACCTGCTCTCCCCCTATACGATCATATCATACGAGTCTGCAATCAATAGCCCTGTCAATCTACCATTTGCGAACATCACTACTCCAGCCAATCCCGGCCTAAGCTGGGAAACCATTAAGCAGATGAATGTAGGAGTAGACTTCAGACTGGCCGGGAACAGGATTGGAGGGAGTATTGATTACTACAGGAAGAATTCTAACAACCTGATATTAAGTGCACCCATTGATCCTACAACCGGTGTCGGGAGTGTTGAAAAAAATAGTGCCAGCATGACAGGCACCGGAATAGATATCATGATCAATTCTTTGAATATAAATTCACTGAATTTTAAATGGAACACCGAATTAACCCTCAGTCATGTCACCAATAAAGTAACTGATTACTTATTGGATGATACCTATTTCCCGATAGGGTCAATTGTGTCACAAAGTGGCAATACAATAAGACCTATTAAGGATATCTCACCTTATGCATTATTCAGTTACCCTTTTGGAGGGCTTGACCATAATAGCGGTGATCCACTCGGTTATTTAGGAAAAGAGCTTAGTACAGACTACTTCGCCTTATCTGAACAGAACTTCGACACCTCCAATATCATCTACAATGGCTCCGCCATACCGACAACTTTCGGAAACTTGAATAATAATTTCACCTATAAATCCTTCACACTTACTGTCAATATTAGATACAGCTTCGGTTACTATTTTAGAAAAAACACCTTGATGTATTATAGTCTTTTTAATTCAGGAGTCACGCATCCTGATTATTCAAAAAGATGGAAAGAGCCTGGAGATGAACAAAAGACGAGTATTCCTTCAATGATTTATCCGATTTCAGAACCACGGCGGGATCAATTTTACGCATATTCATCGGCTAATGTGCTGAAAGGCGATAATATCCGGTTAGGCTATATAAGAGTGAGTTACGATATCAATAAATCGACACTAGGCAAGTTACCTGTCAAGGCTATCCAGGTATATGCGAATGTAGAAAACCTTGGAATACTCTGGCGTGCCAACAAAGCGGGTCTTGATCCAGACTATGATTCAGGCAATACGCCTTTTCCGCCTCCCAAACGAGTGGCATTGGGTGTAAAATTTGATTTTTAAAATACTAATACGCTTATATGTCCAAGCATACTATTAGCCTATTCGTTCTTTTCATCTGTATCCTGTCTGGTTCCTGTAAAAAGTATTTAGATACTAAATCAGATCAGTCATTATCCACCCCCAGCACTCTAGATGATTTACAACTAATATTGGACAACCCCGACCTCAACAAGGGAGCAAATTTAACTAATACAGGATCGGATGAATATTATGTGCTTGAATCAGACTGGCTGAACCTGGACGAAACCAGACACAAAGGATATGTTTGGGATGGCGCACTTAACAACTTAACTGATTGGAATGTACAATATAAAACGGTCTTTGCAGCCAATACAGCTTTATTCAACCTTGACCTGGTGAATACGAAAGGGGAGGAAACAAAGCAAAATAATATTAAGGGGACAGCTCTCTTTTATAGGGCCTATAGCTTTTACAACATCGCTCAATTGTATGCTAGGCAGTATGATGTAAGTACTGCTACCAAGGACCTGGGTATCCCCTTACGATTGACAGCAGACTTCAATGTACCCAGTAACCGCGCCACAGTACAACAATCTTATGATCAGATCATCCAGGACTTACAAACCGCCTTAACCTTATTACCACCAACAACAAACATTAAGACAAGACCTGATAAAAGAGCATGCCATGCACTCCTTTCCCGGGTGTACTTACAAATGAATATTTATGACAAAGCCAAAGCCAGTGCGGAAGCTTGTTTACAGCTATCTAATACGCTACTTGATTACAACGCATTAGATGAAACTGCCACCTACCCATTACCTGTTTTTTCCAACAACCCGGAGATATTATTCTATTCGATAACCGACGTGCCGTTGAACGCTGATGATACAAGAGCCAAAATAGATTCTACGCTCTATAATTCCTATGCTGTGGGAGACCTAAGAAAAGTCATGCTTTTTCGAGACAATGGAGACAATACACAAGCTTTCAAAGGAAATTATAGCGGAGGCTATGAGTTATTTAACGGACTCGCCATAGATGAGATATTCCTGATCAGGGCTGAATGCGCTGCCCGGCAAGGAAATACTGCCGGTGCCATGAAGGACCTAAATGCGTTACTTGAAAAAAGATGGTTACAAGGCAGCTTTACTCCTTTAACGGCATCCACCAGTGAAGAGGCTTTAATGCTAATTCTCCGGGAACGAAAAAAAGAACTTGTTTACAGGGGAACCCGGTGGTCAGACCTAAGGCGTTTAAATAAGGAGCCGCAGTTTTCAGTTACGCTAAAAAGAAATTTGAATGGTACAATATATCAATTGCCACCGGCCGATCTACGATATATATTGTTACTTCCTATAGAAGTACTTCGCCTTGCCAATCTTGAGCAAAATCAACGGTAACTATTAAAAATGACAATATGAAAATAATCGCTTCAACTTTATTACTTATCGCACTGACAGTAGCAAGCTATGCGCAAAATAGCGGCAGATCTATCGCCAATAATAAACCCGTTTTTGTTAAGCACTGGATGAAGACCCTGTTAATGTTCAATAAAGAATTTTGGAATGACAATAAAGTACAGGAAATTGTTAGCCAGATTGGTGAGGAAGAATTTAAGAAAGTTCAGAAGTTTTCTGGATCAGATAACATCCCAAGCCAATTTAGTTTTCCCTATGTAATGGTTGAACTAAAAGGGGACTCTCTTTTGTATCAAAAACGTAATAGCCAATTGAAGGTTTATAAAATTGCGAGTTATAAACATTATTGGAATAATCAATTTTGGGGGAATTATGCTATTCTTCGGGTTCCTTATACTGAAAATAAAAACTGGGATAGTACATTAAAATGGGATACTGTATATTTTGTGATCCCGGAACAATACATTGAGGAGCTTTAATTAAACAATTATAATCCAGGAGAGAGACCTCCCCTGGATTATAAATATGATCACTTACTTATTAATTCTTGATATCCAGTTGACCACTGATATCTGCAGATTCGTCGCTAAGTAAATTCAGGTTATCGTTTACAACATCATAGATTTCAAACTGAGTAAGAAACTCAGACTGATCGATAACACCATCATTTTTATCAATCACACGAAGCCAGTTGATTTTGCCACTACCAGCTACAGCAGCAGGCTGTGTAGTAACTTCAGAATAACTGGTCAACTGAGTTTGAGTACCTACCTGATCATAAACATAATAAAAGGTAGTATCTACTTTTGTTGTAAAAGAGCTAACCAAAACAGTTGCTACAACTGCCAGTACACTTAAAACATTACGTTTCATAAATTAAAGTTTAAAATTAATGGTGCCTACTCTTTGACAAGGTTTTCGGCATCCCCTTAACCGTTTTGAAAGCGACACGGATAACCGCTTCCCGTATAGGTTTGGCCTACCACTACAGGTTTGCTGTACAACAAATAATTTCGCATTTGATTTACGCTCAATTCATTTCATACCTGAAAACACTTTGCGGCATTGCGTAGATAAAACTGAATTTTAAAACCGCTTCTCCAATATAGTAGACCCTAACTGTTTTTCAGGGTCATCATCCAATGTATTTGAAGCATCATTCACAACATCCAGGGCTTCAAAGACTGTTTCAAAATCTGTTGGACTAACAACATCATCATCTACACAAATTTTTATCCAACACAGCCGGTTGGCCCCCAGGCATGCAGTTGGTTGCACTACTGTCACCGAGTAATTACTCATGTCATTCTGCGGCCCAGTTCCATCATAAATAAAATAATAACAAGTCAATTTCACCGGGGCAGCAGGTATCATACTACCCAGCACCACCGCCAGGATAGGGGTTATGAACTTTTTCATAAACAGTATGTTTTGTAAACGTTAGCTATTCTACGTGTAGACCGTATTGTCCGGAATTTGTTGCTTAACCTTCTGCTTTCGAAGTTTTAGCCCAAATCCCAGTAGTGATAAAATTGTAATTGTTATAAGCAGTGTCAGCTTTAAGTTTGTTGAGAGCACATTGATCAATCCTCCATAATCATGCGGATAGCCTGGAGTAAGTTTAGTAGTAATAATCAACGTGATGGCGAATGTTGCAGACAATATAAATCCCAAAGCCCTGGTCTTAGGAAGAAATATCGCTATCACTATCAGTAATTCAACGACCACGAAACTCCAGGCAAAAAAACTGGTGTGTAGTGTATAAAATGCCAGCATGTTTTTGAGGCTCTGTAATTGCACATAAATACTGATAAGGCTGTGCACGTAGAATACCAATAATAAGGCCGCAATCACTTCTACAAACGTATTTTTTTTCATAGACAAGGTATAATGGTCAAGGTTTTTGACACTTAAACAATATCATTACTATCAGTCAATACATGGTTGCTGTTAGTGCATCGATCCTATTTTTTCGTTGGCTGAGGGGTACGGATGCGAAGCGCAAACCTGGTTACTGGTTTACAATATGTTGCCATGCCTTGGGCATGACGGGCAAAAGTTGATGCGTTTCCCAACACCGGGATAGGGGTTGGCTGTAATTCCCTACAAATATAACTGTACTTTGAAGTCGCTTGTTTTAGAAATCGGGAGTATTATTTCTATATTTGACCATTATCTCATCTTACTACCGATTGCATTATGGCCTACTCGTGACCGGTACCGTTACACAAATATATGTGTCATCCGGGAGGTTGTTTTAGTTATTGGAATCCTTTTTTTCATAAATGCCCAATAAGTCAAAATAGATATTGGGAGGCTTTGAAGGCCCTCTTTTTCCGTGGTGTGCCCCTTTGCTTCGACAGCAGATTTCTCACTCCGCTGCGCTTCGTTCGAAATGAGCATTGAAAATCCGATATCACGAACTTGTAGTGAACCATCTTATTAAGAATTATCAATGTCACACGCTTGTAGCAGATAAAATTGCAGCAGAAACTATGACGAAGTTGCTAAAGTGGGGACCATTTCTCAAGACGGAGGAAGAGGTGCAAGGATTTATCAATATTTATAGTCACCTAAAATACGAAGCCTTTGTGTACGCGAAGGTTTATGTGTCGGATTTCAAAGTCATCCAATTTCCCGCTGCAGGATTAGCTACCAGGATTCCTTAGGCATGATCCTTCCGGAATAAGTGCAGAAGATGAATAGCAGTTAGTTTGGGTCACCTATAATGGTGTGCTTTCCAGATCAGAAAAAATGGGCGCCGGCAATCATACAAACTGTCCTATTACAGAACCACCCTGGCAAGCCGGTAAGCGGCCTACCAACAACAGGTTTGTATGTTCTGTGTGCAGGGATAATGTTGATAAAAGGGTCCTCAATTGCAAAAAGGATTTTCACTCATTAACCCCTAACGCGGCCGGCTGCCCTGATGAAAACAGCTACTTCTCGTGTGGCCATGATACGATCGACTAAGACTAATTTTCAATAACCGGAATAGCATCCGGATTAACCAGTTGCCGGTAACGGCAATAATAAAATACAGAGCCCAACCTCAACATTCGAAACTTTATTACGTGCATGAACTCCTTGTTTAGAAAGCCCGGGTACACCTATGCATACGCCTCCCTTGATCTGATAACCCGAACCTGCATTTGCCGGCTCAGGGTGAGCCGCGCTTCAAGGGCTACCCACCTGAGTGCCCTTGGTCTTATTTCCTTCACAAATATACCATCGTATAGAGGGGGATGTTTTAGTTAGCGGGATTCTTTTTTCCATAAATGACCAATAAGTCAAAATACTTTTACCGGCTGCGGAAATACTTAGGTGGATGACCATAATACTTCTTAAATGCGGTGGAAAAATTGGCAAAGCTCTGGTAACCAGTTAAGGTAGCAATGTGCTCTATAGCGGTATCTGTTTCCAACAACAGCATACTGGCCTGTTTCATACGTATGTCCAATACAAAATTGTACAGTTTGACACCAAATAAGGTAAAAAAACGCCTCTTTAAAGTACGCAGTGTAACGTCGTGATTCTTGGCGATCTGCTCCAACTTCAGGGGCTTGTCGATATTGGTAAGCAGGAAGTTCTTTATTTCATACAAAGTCTCTACCTCTTTGGTAGTGAACCGGATGATCTTGCGGAGGGGGTGGGTGGCGGTTTGATGTAATACCATGATCAACAATTCCCTGACCAAGGCATCGTAATGCATTTTACGCAGCTCGCCTGTATAAGGGGAATTGAGGAGATCATACAGGCAACGCATCATATCGCCGGTGGCTACCTGGTTTATCTTACAAAAACGGGCGGGCACCTGGCGCTCTGTCTTACGTAACCAATCGGCCAGATGGGCAAAATGAGGAGTAAAGGCAGCCAGGTAATCGGGTGAAAAATGGATCTCGAGGTTGGAATAGGCCTTGTCCTTAAAACTTATTTTCTCCTGGACCACCGGGGTGTATAAAAGGTTGTAACCGCGCTCATACATAGGTATATTGCCCACTTTGGGATCGTAGTAATTGAAACTGTTATTCAGGATAAACTGGAGCTTATACACGGGCTCATTGCGGATAATAGTAAGGCGGTCGCCCCTTTTGATGAGGTAATTGTTGTACCATACTGAATATTGATTACCAGGGGTTTCTTGAAGCAATAAATCGCCAAAGGCGCCTGAGGCAGTGATACTGCGGGATTCAGGGATCTTATATTCCCATAACCAGGTAGGTTCCGAATCGGACAATACTATATTACCCTCACTTTCAGAAAGGATATGGAGGATCATAAAGACAGGTTTAATGGCTCAATTTGCGGATACAATTTCGGTTATACATCCAATTATTGAACCAATAGGTGGGTTTTTATTTTAGTGCCCAGGTATTGGTTAGTATTCCTAACAATTTTATTAAGCGCTAAGTGTTTACCTGTATTTATAGCTACAGATTACAAAGTATTTTACTGAAATAGAAAGATGCATTGCTTATTCGTTCAGAAAAAAGAATCAAATTCCTATTTGGATTGCCAGCCAATGGAAAGACACTTACTATTACTTTGGCGGCAACGGTGATGAGCGACCAACTATTTACTCCCTTTTATTGAGATCATCTGACACTGACACCGTACGCCCTTTCTTATTCACTTTTTGGTAAAGGCCCTGGTATACATTCTTAAAACTAATAGAAATGTCGACCAGTTTTATTCTTGCATCCGCTGCATTGGAGGAAACAGCAGACACGCCTGGTGATGCTGATGATACCGCTAATGTTAATATTGTACGCAAAATGCTGTGCAAACCTGTTTCGTATGATACAGGACAACATATTATTTATAACAGGCATTTTCTTAAGGACCAGGTGATCATTTCAATGCGATTGCTGAGTTTGTCGACGGACCTGCCGGTGATCTATAATTGGCTGCCATGGGAATATACACGCCACCTGAAAAAAGAGGCGCATGTAGAGCAGCTGCATGAAATATACAGCCGGATAGCGGGATCGGGCACAGCGCAATCCTTTATGGTGCTGATGAACAATACGAACCTGGCGCAGGCAGATATCTACCAGGCTACGGCTGATGACATCAGCCTACAGTATAACGTAAAGGCCGGTGATTACAAATTGCAGCTGTTGATAAAACCGGAAAGATTGCTGATCGGGAATTATTCGCTTTGCGCTATTCAGGCTACGCTGGGATTTCTCTTTTCATTCCAGGAGGTAAAACGGGTGGTGATGCAGCTGGATGAAAATGAATTCCTGAACAGTAAGATGGAAAAAGCAGGATTCATTTTCCATAAGAAAACCTCCACGCGACAAAAAACAGCAAGGCTGTATACCTGTACGAGAGAAAGCTTACGAGATCAGGGTGAGCCGCCCTCAGAGGTCGACGCACCCCTTCGATAAGCTGCTCACACTCTCTTCACTCAACGATATTGGCGTAAAACGCTGTCTATTACCATCCGGCTATACATTTGGCAGCCTGGTCAGTTACCTGTTTTTGGGCCTTTGCAATGGCGCTGGTTATTTTTTTACCGGCTCCTTTGACTGCGATGTCTGTTGTTTTACCAAGGGCGGCCAGGTACCAATCGCGCCATACTTCCAGGATATGTTTTTCGGCGGCGGCATCACCGCCTTTTTGAATAACCTCTTTGCTCAACACGCATTCTGTTTGCAACCGCTGGAGGGCATTGGCGGTAATATCCTTGATAAGTGCTACAGTTGTTTTTTGATCGGCCTGGGTAAGGAGGTAGGCGGTAACCAGGGCGCTCAGGCCCACATGTTTCATCTCTTCGGCAGAAACCATGTCGAGGCGGTCGCCATCGGTATGGTAAAATACATCGGTGAAATGCCACATCAGCAATCCGGGAATCTTCGCATTTAAAAAAGGGGTATGGTCGCTCCCACCCTCAAATGGATTGGTATTGACCACCCAACCAGTGGCTTTTGATTCCTGCAGACAGCGATTGAGGAGGAGGTCATTAAAATAATGGGGAAACATATCGGACTCTTTCAGGGCAGAGCCACCCCATTCACTGTGTTTATCATTTCCCCGTGTCCAGATGGCGGAGGGATCGGGCATTTTTTCAATCAGGAAACTGCCGCCTGTTTTCTTAACATCTTCGCCTACCATGTCGAGGCTCAGGCCCCACTTTATACCTTGTGCCCGGATAGAATCGTCCTTGATATAACG encodes:
- a CDS encoding RagB/SusD family nutrient uptake outer membrane protein, producing MSKHTISLFVLFICILSGSCKKYLDTKSDQSLSTPSTLDDLQLILDNPDLNKGANLTNTGSDEYYVLESDWLNLDETRHKGYVWDGALNNLTDWNVQYKTVFAANTALFNLDLVNTKGEETKQNNIKGTALFYRAYSFYNIAQLYARQYDVSTATKDLGIPLRLTADFNVPSNRATVQQSYDQIIQDLQTALTLLPPTTNIKTRPDKRACHALLSRVYLQMNIYDKAKASAEACLQLSNTLLDYNALDETATYPLPVFSNNPEILFYSITDVPLNADDTRAKIDSTLYNSYAVGDLRKVMLFRDNGDNTQAFKGNYSGGYELFNGLAIDEIFLIRAECAARQGNTAGAMKDLNALLEKRWLQGSFTPLTASTSEEALMLILRERKKELVYRGTRWSDLRRLNKEPQFSVTLKRNLNGTIYQLPPADLRYILLLPIEVLRLANLEQNQR
- a CDS encoding helix-turn-helix transcriptional regulator, which translates into the protein MILHILSESEGNIVLSDSEPTWLWEYKIPESRSITASGAFGDLLLQETPGNQYSVWYNNYLIKRGDRLTIIRNEPVYKLQFILNNSFNYYDPKVGNIPMYERGYNLLYTPVVQEKISFKDKAYSNLEIHFSPDYLAAFTPHFAHLADWLRKTERQVPARFCKINQVATGDMMRCLYDLLNSPYTGELRKMHYDALVRELLIMVLHQTATHPLRKIIRFTTKEVETLYEIKNFLLTNIDKPLKLEQIAKNHDVTLRTLKRRFFTLFGVKLYNFVLDIRMKQASMLLLETDTAIEHIATLTGYQSFANFSTAFKKYYGHPPKYFRSR
- a CDS encoding SusC/RagA family TonB-linked outer membrane protein yields the protein MKCSALKGWVHRCNYHSLRLCGKLATTLLILFCCQVQAQAFGQGITLSVKDAPPEQVFRELKKQSGYGFVYPSEVLTRLNRITLTVNKASLEEVLNQVFKGQPYTYSIIDKIVVIKLRDVAAEQPARQGASAPLPIDVTGKVTNEKGEPLQGVTVTVKGTDKITSTDAGGAFTINSVDREAVLLFSSINMEPFELRVSGKSDLAIRMRAKVRELDDVTVLVNTGYEKVPKERATGSFEFVNKEELNRRVGTDILSRLEGVTTSLFFDRRDLSAGQSTVPLNNVIIRGLSTLSGSLKSPLIIVNNLPYDGNINNINPNDVENITILKDAASASIYGARAANGVIVITLKQGQFNQPLHLTLNTNLIITETPDLFHFPKMSSAEFVDIETFLFNKGFYNSTINNVRFRPAISPAIEVLLRKRAGLISAADSAAQLDAFRNTDVRNDFEKYIYRNAINQQYALNMNGGSDKYKYSLSGGFDKNKLPLVGNDYNRATISSENVFMPLKKLTVQVGIRFTNSLTENNSLGNIGTAGYNYRTFTGGAQNLYPYAQFADASGNPLTIAKDWREGYTDTAGAGKLLNWKYSPLNELNNADNTNREQEIVLSTSINYKINSQFNAGIMYQYLSANAEVKRYYNEQTYFTRNLINLYTQIQGNNVIYNIPRGGILDLINNKVRSHVARGQLDFNQNWNGKHQVNALAGGEIREKIATNNGSRSYGYNENTLSIGQVDYVNRFIRYGNRGSAQVPAGSVGYGKLTDHFVSLFANASYTYDSRYTLSASARRDAANLVGVDINDKWKPFWSAGAAWNISNEDFFKSNIISHLRFRANYGYEGNVNNLLSPYTIISYESAINSPVNLPFANITTPANPGLSWETIKQMNVGVDFRLAGNRIGGSIDYYRKNSNNLILSAPIDPTTGVGSVEKNSASMTGTGIDIMINSLNINSLNFKWNTELTLSHVTNKVTDYLLDDTYFPIGSIVSQSGNTIRPIKDISPYALFSYPFGGLDHNSGDPLGYLGKELSTDYFALSEQNFDTSNIIYNGSAIPTTFGNLNNNFTYKSFTLTVNIRYSFGYYFRKNTLMYYSLFNSGVTHPDYSKRWKEPGDEQKTSIPSMIYPISEPRRDQFYAYSSANVLKGDNIRLGYIRVSYDINKSTLGKLPVKAIQVYANVENLGILWRANKAGLDPDYDSGNTPFPPPKRVALGVKFDF
- a CDS encoding GNAT family N-acetyltransferase; this encodes MSTSFILASAALEETADTPGDADDTANVNIVRKMLCKPVSYDTGQHIIYNRHFLKDQVIISMRLLSLSTDLPVIYNWLPWEYTRHLKKEAHVEQLHEIYSRIAGSGTAQSFMVLMNNTNLAQADIYQATADDISLQYNVKAGDYKLQLLIKPERLLIGNYSLCAIQATLGFLFSFQEVKRVVMQLDENEFLNSKMEKAGFIFHKKTSTRQKTARLYTCTRESLRDQGEPPSEVDAPLR